The following are from one region of the Sorghum bicolor cultivar BTx623 chromosome 2, Sorghum_bicolor_NCBIv3, whole genome shotgun sequence genome:
- the LOC8084107 gene encoding universal stress protein PHOS32 produces the protein MQAPSPPAPSSSVDLPLAAAPPPVKAPTPRPPPPASLQPESPGVFFSAAAAAAPLGTSHRRIAIAVDLSDESAYAVRWAVANYLRPGDAVILLHVRPTSVLYGADWGAVDVSLPNPSNAAAASEDDDDDSEAAAAASRMDDDYDAFTASKADDFARPLKDAGIPYKIHIVRDHDMKERLCLEVERLSLSAVIMGSKGFGAARRTSKGRLGSVSDYCVHHCVCPVVVVRFPDDGSAEAGEAGGFSAAVGAEDVLHPVLEEEAEYHDAAEEHKDT, from the exons ATGCAGGCCCCAAGTCCGCCGGCGCCGTCCTCCTCCGTCGACCTGCcgctggcggcggcgccgccgccggtgaaGGCGCCGACGCCGCGGCCCCCGCCGCCGGCGTCGCTGCAGCCGGAGTCCCCGGGCGTCTTCTTctccgccgcggccgccgccgcgccgctggGCACCTCGCACCGCCGCATCGCCATCGCCGTCGACCTCTCCGACGAGTCCGCCTACGCCGTGCGCTGGGCCGTCGCCAACTACCTCCGCCCCGGGGACGCCGTCATCCTGCTCCACGTCCGCCCCACCTCCGTGCTCTACGGCGCCGACTGGGGCGCCGTCGACGTCTCCCTCCCCAACCCTAGCAACGCCGCCGCTGCctccgaggacgacgacgacgactccgAGGCCGCCGCGGCCGCGAGCAGGATGGACGACGACTACGACGCCTTCACGGCCTCCAAGGCCGACGACTTCGCCAGGCCGCTCAAGGACGCCGGAATCCCCTACAAGATCCACATCGTCAGGGACCATGACATGAAGGAGCGCCTCTGCCTCGAGGTCGAGCGCCTCTCGCTCAGCGCCGTCATCATGGGGAGCAAGGGCTTCGGCGCCGCAAGGAGGACCAGCAAGGGCAGGCTCGGCAGCGTCAGCGACTACTGCGTCCACCACTGTGTCTGCCCCGTTGTCGTCGTGCGCTTCCCTGATGACGGCTCCGCCGAGGCTGGGGAGGCCGGTGGATTTTCTGCCGCGGTTGGTGCTGAGGATGTGCTGCACCCTGTGCTGGAGGAGGAGGCCGAGTACCATGACGCTGCTGAGGAGCACAAGG ATACTTGA